One Setaria italica strain Yugu1 chromosome I, Setaria_italica_v2.0, whole genome shotgun sequence DNA window includes the following coding sequences:
- the LOC101757993 gene encoding CBL-interacting protein kinase 26: MDERRNILMDRYEIGRQLGQGNFAKVYYARNLTSGQAVAIKIIDKDKVTRVGLIVQIKREISIMRLVRHPNVLQLFEVMASKSKIYFVLEYAKGGELFNKISKGKFSEDVARRYFHQLISAVEYCHSRGVYHRDLKPENLLLDDNDNLKVSDFGLSALAESKRQDGLLHTTCGTPAYVAPEVLSRRGYDGSKADIWSCGVILFVLVAGYLPFHDPNLIELYRKISKAEYRCPRSFSVELKDLLFRMLDPDPSTRIPISRIKRSTWYRKPFELNPPKVKHDTARDKVCNGEATTSNSRECSNSEENQVLQNLPNMNAFDIISLSTGFDLSNLFEEKYGRKEERFTTRQPAETVFAKLHELAERLKLKIKKKDNGVLKLAAPKEGIKGFLELDAEIFELAPSFLLVELKKTNGDTIEYKKLVKDEIRPALKDMVWAWQSDRHQQQEQIMQGEQQQSPLPPGPPQQ, translated from the coding sequence ATGGACGAGAGGAGAAATATTTTGATGGACCGTTATGAAATTGGGAGGCAGTTAGGACAAGGAAACTTTGCCAAGGTATATTATGCTCGAAACCTAACTAGCGGGCAGGCTGTTGCAATAAAGATAATTGATAAGGACAAGGTCACGAGGGTTGGGCTGATAGTGCAGATAAAGAGGGAGATTTCAATAATGAGACTGGTAAGACATCCAAATGTTCTGCAACTTTTTGAAGTAATGGCTAGCAAGAGCAAGATTTACTTCGTTTTGGAGTATGCTAAAGGTGGTGAGCTGTTCAACAAAATATCCAAGGGAAAGTTCAGTGAGGATGTTGCTAGGAGGTATTTCCACCAATTGATCAGTGCGGTGGAGTACTGCCACAGCCGAGGTGTTTACCATCGTGATCTGAAGCCAGAAAACCTACTCCTAGATGATAATGACAACCTAAAAGTCTCAGATTTCGGTCTAAGTGCCTTAGCTGAATCCAAACGACAAGATGGCCTCCTCCATACCACTTGTGGAACTCCAGCTTACGTTGCTCCTGAAGTGCTTAGTAGGAGAGGCTACGATGGCTCAAAGGCTGACATATGGTCTTGTGGAGTAATTCTTTTTGTGCTTGTGGCTGGTTACCTTCCGTTCCATGACCCAAATCTTATTGAGCTGTATAGGAAGATTTCGAAAGCAGAGTACAGATGCCCTCGTTCCTTTTCTGTTGAACTGAAGGACCTGCTTTTTAGAATGCTTGATCCAGATCCAAGTACTAGAATACCTATTTCAAGGATAAAGAGAAGCACTTGGTACAGGAAACCCTTTGAGTTAAACCCTCCAAAGGTGAAGCACGACACAGCAAGAGACAAGGTGTGTAATGGTGAAGCCACAACCTCTAACTCAAGAGAATGCAGTAATTCGGAGGAAAATCAAGTGTTACAAAACCTCCCTAACATGAATGCATTTGATATCATTTCCCTTTCGACTGGATTTGACCTGTCCAATTTATTTGAAGAAAAATATGGCCGGAAGGAAGAGAGATTTACCACTAGGCAGCCAGCAGAAACAGTATTTGCTAAGCTACATGAACTGGCTGAGCGGTTAAAGCTCAAAATTAAGAAGAAAGATAATGGGGTCTTGAAACTGGCTGCGCCAAAGGAAGGAATAAAGGGATTTCTTGAGCTCGATGCAGAGATTTTTGAGCTTGCTCCTTCTTTCCTTTTAGTTGAGTTGAAGAAGACCAATGGGGACACAATAGAGTATAAAAAGCTCGTGAAAGATGAAATAAGGCCTGCACTGAAGGATATGGTCTGGGCATGGCAAAGCGATCGGCACCAGCAGCAAGAGCAAATTATGCAAGGAGAGCAGCAGCAGTCACCTTTGCCACCAGGCCCACCACAGCAGTAG
- the LOC101758406 gene encoding formin-like protein 10 isoform X2: MGIWLVRGWMQVDKIWSICIRDMVGAEEILGNVLSFASDELLSHSSENVLKTVLFLELLALLSHEKLSTTCDCIRANCFGLGIPQELSIALGTYLESHKPFLDSNFYSRRHLADKSIGDAPSMAPAFVPSMSSGDEVQFPQSVTETPSTPSNSLNIEPPNQPHHHKPAHKGVTPPFSPLEKHKDYVKLVLIAVLPTAAVSFVAAFLIFYCCGCNKSKVSVSEQRDDHPLLHMQLANVPGSSPDAHCPASPHHKDDKRVGSSKAGVSMGQCFSCCFIGSSDTTPTSQVIGGTLENNATSDAPKPMPPPPPPPPLPPPIKKAPPPPPGPPKGSKARLAQLSPVESSRSEGSSAGEQTSESSEAEVNAPRPKLRPFYWDKVLANPDQSMAWHDIKFGSFHVNEDMIEELFGYSAGKRNSLKDKELPSMDPAAQNISLLNVKKSCNLGVVFKAMNVRVQEIHDALIEGNELPRVLLETILRMKPTDEEEQKLRLYNRDFLQLGLAEQVMKALIDIPFAFKRINALLFMSSLQEDASSLGDSFLQLEAACGELKHRLFLKLLEAVLKTGNRLNDGTFRGGANAFKLDTLLKLSDVKGADGKTTLLHFVVQEIIRSEGVREARSAMESGRSPSSTSDDNSNGSLEVEEDGDYYSHRGLKIVSGLSTEMDNVKRVAALDAEALSASVVNLRHELLKSKEFLSEIATIEEKSGFRRSLECFVEYADNETNFLMKEEKRLRSLVKKTIRYFHGNDSKDDDFRLFVIVRDFLVMLDKACKEVGASQKKGTNKLRNNGNPTSQPTLQEQQFPAVIDDHSDNSDSND; this comes from the exons ATGGGGATCTG GCTGGTTCGTGGCTGGATGCAGGTTGACAAAATATGGTCAATTTGCATAAGGGACATGGTTGGTGCAGAGGAAATATTGGGCAATGTACTGTCATTTGCTTCAGATGAACTGTTGAGTCATTCATCAGAGAATGTTTTGAAGACTGTGTTGTTTCTGGAGCTTCTAGCTCTTCTTTCCCATGAAAAGTTATCTACTACCTGTGATTGTATCCGTGCAAACTGCTTCGGCTTGGGAATTCCACAAGAACTCAGCATTGCATTGGGCACCTATCTTGAGAGCCACAAGCCATTCCTTGATTCAAACTTCTATTCGAGACGGCATTTGGCTGATAAATCAATTGGAGATGCTCCTTCCATGGCTCCAGCTTTTGTGCCATCCATGTCCTCCGGTGATGAAGTTCAGTTTCCCCAATCTGTTACAGAAACACCATCTACGCCTTCTAACTCTCTCAACATTGAACCTCCCAACCAACCTCATCACCATAAACCTGCACATAAAGGAGTGACTCCTCCATTTTCACCGTTGGAGAAGCATAAAGACTATGTTAAGTTAGTCTTGATTGCAGTTCTCCCGACAGCAGCAGTCTCATTCGTTGCTGCATTTCTAATTTTCTACTGCTGTGGATGCAACAAAAGCAAGGTCTCTGTCAGTGAGCAACGAGATGAccatcctcttcttcacatGCAGTTGGCTAATGTGCCTG GTTCATCACCTGATGCTCATTGTCCTGCCAGTCCACATCACAAGGATGATAAAAGGGTTGGGTCTTCTAAGGCTGGAGTCAGCATGGGTCAGTGCTTTTCATGCTGTTTTATAGGATCATCAGACACCACACCAACTTCACAAGTGATTGGAGGAACACTAGAGAACAACGCCACAAGTGATGCTCCTAAACCAatgccaccgcctccgccacctccaccttTGCCACCTCCTATCAAGAaggctcctcctcccccacctgGACCCCCCAAAGGTTCAAAAGCAAGGCTTGCTCAGCTGTCACCTGTTGAGTCAAGTCGTTCTGAAGGATCATCTGCAGGCGAGCAGACCAGCGAATCATCTGAAGCCGAAGTTAATGCCCCAAGACCCAAACTTCGACCTTTCTATTGGGACAAAGTTCTTGCTAATCCTGATCAATCAATGGCATGGCATGATATCAAATTCGGTTCTTTTCA TGTGAATGAAGACATGATAGAGGAATTGTTTGGTTATAGCGCTGGCAAAAGAAATAGCCTCAAGGACAAGGAACTTCCCTCCATGGATCCTGCTGCTCAGAACATTTCTCTTCTCAATGTTAAGAAATCATGCAACCTGGGAGTTGTTTTTAAGGCAATGAATGTCAGGGTACAAGAGATTCATGATGCTCTCATTGAAG GGAATGAACTTCCTAGGGTGCTTCTTGAGACAATCTTGAGAATGAAGCCAACTGATGAGGAAGAGCAGAAGCTCAGGCTCTATAACAGGGATTTCTTGCAACTAGGCCTTGCAGAGCAAGTGATGAAGGCACTAATTGATATACCTTTTGCTTTCAAAAGGATCAATGCTTTGCTTTTCATGTCCTCCTTACAAGAAGATGCTTCAAGTCTCGGGGATTCATTCCTCCAGTTGGAG GCTGCTTGTGGGGAATTAAAGCATCGGCTTTTTCTAAAGTTACTAGAAGCTGTTCTCAAAACCGGAAACCGTTTGAATGATGGGACTTTCCGTGGTGGTGCTAATGCGTTCAAACTTGACACCCTTCTGAAATTATCAGATGTCAAGGGTGCTGATGGAAAGACAACATTGCTTCACTTTGTTGTTCAAGAGATCATCCGGTCTGAAGGTGTCCGTGAAGCAAGGTCGGCCATGGAAAGTGGAAGAAGTCCATCGAGTACATCAGATGACAATTCCAATGGATCTCTTGAAGTTGAAGAAGATGGTGATTACTACTCCCACCGTGGCCTTAAGATTGTTTCAGGACTCAGTACTGAGATGGACAATGTCAAGAGGGTAGCTGCACTAGATGCTGAAGCTTTGTCTGCCAGTGTGGTGAACCTTAGACATGAGTTGCTGAAATCAAAGGAGTTCCTGAGTGAAATTGCAACGATAGAAGAAAAAAGTGGATTCCGCCGCTCATTGGAATGCTTTGTGGAATATGCAGATAATGAGACAAATTTTTTGATGAAAGAAGAGAAGAGATTGAGATCATTAGTGAAGAAAACAATCCGATATTTCCATGGAAATGACTCTAAAGATGACGATTTTCGGTTGTTTGTGATCGTAAGAGATTTCTTGGTGATGCTAGATAAGGCATGCAAGGAAGTTGGAGCATCACAGAAGAAGGGTACAAATAAATTACGAAACAATGGCAACCCTACATCCCAGCCAACCCTACAGGAGCAACAGTTCCCTGCTGTTATAGATGACCATTCTGATAATTCAGACTCTAACGACTGA
- the LOC101758406 gene encoding formin-like protein 10 isoform X1 has product MRSIRFVLLLVATATLIKPSGGVEAEEEDWERFLLQWRQHTSLPLPLLNGDLVDKIWSICIRDMVGAEEILGNVLSFASDELLSHSSENVLKTVLFLELLALLSHEKLSTTCDCIRANCFGLGIPQELSIALGTYLESHKPFLDSNFYSRRHLADKSIGDAPSMAPAFVPSMSSGDEVQFPQSVTETPSTPSNSLNIEPPNQPHHHKPAHKGVTPPFSPLEKHKDYVKLVLIAVLPTAAVSFVAAFLIFYCCGCNKSKVSVSEQRDDHPLLHMQLANVPGSSPDAHCPASPHHKDDKRVGSSKAGVSMGQCFSCCFIGSSDTTPTSQVIGGTLENNATSDAPKPMPPPPPPPPLPPPIKKAPPPPPGPPKGSKARLAQLSPVESSRSEGSSAGEQTSESSEAEVNAPRPKLRPFYWDKVLANPDQSMAWHDIKFGSFHVNEDMIEELFGYSAGKRNSLKDKELPSMDPAAQNISLLNVKKSCNLGVVFKAMNVRVQEIHDALIEGNELPRVLLETILRMKPTDEEEQKLRLYNRDFLQLGLAEQVMKALIDIPFAFKRINALLFMSSLQEDASSLGDSFLQLEAACGELKHRLFLKLLEAVLKTGNRLNDGTFRGGANAFKLDTLLKLSDVKGADGKTTLLHFVVQEIIRSEGVREARSAMESGRSPSSTSDDNSNGSLEVEEDGDYYSHRGLKIVSGLSTEMDNVKRVAALDAEALSASVVNLRHELLKSKEFLSEIATIEEKSGFRRSLECFVEYADNETNFLMKEEKRLRSLVKKTIRYFHGNDSKDDDFRLFVIVRDFLVMLDKACKEVGASQKKGTNKLRNNGNPTSQPTLQEQQFPAVIDDHSDNSDSND; this is encoded by the exons ATGAGGAGCATAAGATTTGTGTTGCTACTCGTGGCGACTGCCACGTTGATCAAGCCATCTGGAGGAgtagaggcagaggaggaggactgGGAGCGTTTCTTGCTGCAGTGGAGGCAGCATACTTCTCTTCCATTGCCGCTTCTGAATGGGGATCTG GTTGACAAAATATGGTCAATTTGCATAAGGGACATGGTTGGTGCAGAGGAAATATTGGGCAATGTACTGTCATTTGCTTCAGATGAACTGTTGAGTCATTCATCAGAGAATGTTTTGAAGACTGTGTTGTTTCTGGAGCTTCTAGCTCTTCTTTCCCATGAAAAGTTATCTACTACCTGTGATTGTATCCGTGCAAACTGCTTCGGCTTGGGAATTCCACAAGAACTCAGCATTGCATTGGGCACCTATCTTGAGAGCCACAAGCCATTCCTTGATTCAAACTTCTATTCGAGACGGCATTTGGCTGATAAATCAATTGGAGATGCTCCTTCCATGGCTCCAGCTTTTGTGCCATCCATGTCCTCCGGTGATGAAGTTCAGTTTCCCCAATCTGTTACAGAAACACCATCTACGCCTTCTAACTCTCTCAACATTGAACCTCCCAACCAACCTCATCACCATAAACCTGCACATAAAGGAGTGACTCCTCCATTTTCACCGTTGGAGAAGCATAAAGACTATGTTAAGTTAGTCTTGATTGCAGTTCTCCCGACAGCAGCAGTCTCATTCGTTGCTGCATTTCTAATTTTCTACTGCTGTGGATGCAACAAAAGCAAGGTCTCTGTCAGTGAGCAACGAGATGAccatcctcttcttcacatGCAGTTGGCTAATGTGCCTG GTTCATCACCTGATGCTCATTGTCCTGCCAGTCCACATCACAAGGATGATAAAAGGGTTGGGTCTTCTAAGGCTGGAGTCAGCATGGGTCAGTGCTTTTCATGCTGTTTTATAGGATCATCAGACACCACACCAACTTCACAAGTGATTGGAGGAACACTAGAGAACAACGCCACAAGTGATGCTCCTAAACCAatgccaccgcctccgccacctccaccttTGCCACCTCCTATCAAGAaggctcctcctcccccacctgGACCCCCCAAAGGTTCAAAAGCAAGGCTTGCTCAGCTGTCACCTGTTGAGTCAAGTCGTTCTGAAGGATCATCTGCAGGCGAGCAGACCAGCGAATCATCTGAAGCCGAAGTTAATGCCCCAAGACCCAAACTTCGACCTTTCTATTGGGACAAAGTTCTTGCTAATCCTGATCAATCAATGGCATGGCATGATATCAAATTCGGTTCTTTTCA TGTGAATGAAGACATGATAGAGGAATTGTTTGGTTATAGCGCTGGCAAAAGAAATAGCCTCAAGGACAAGGAACTTCCCTCCATGGATCCTGCTGCTCAGAACATTTCTCTTCTCAATGTTAAGAAATCATGCAACCTGGGAGTTGTTTTTAAGGCAATGAATGTCAGGGTACAAGAGATTCATGATGCTCTCATTGAAG GGAATGAACTTCCTAGGGTGCTTCTTGAGACAATCTTGAGAATGAAGCCAACTGATGAGGAAGAGCAGAAGCTCAGGCTCTATAACAGGGATTTCTTGCAACTAGGCCTTGCAGAGCAAGTGATGAAGGCACTAATTGATATACCTTTTGCTTTCAAAAGGATCAATGCTTTGCTTTTCATGTCCTCCTTACAAGAAGATGCTTCAAGTCTCGGGGATTCATTCCTCCAGTTGGAG GCTGCTTGTGGGGAATTAAAGCATCGGCTTTTTCTAAAGTTACTAGAAGCTGTTCTCAAAACCGGAAACCGTTTGAATGATGGGACTTTCCGTGGTGGTGCTAATGCGTTCAAACTTGACACCCTTCTGAAATTATCAGATGTCAAGGGTGCTGATGGAAAGACAACATTGCTTCACTTTGTTGTTCAAGAGATCATCCGGTCTGAAGGTGTCCGTGAAGCAAGGTCGGCCATGGAAAGTGGAAGAAGTCCATCGAGTACATCAGATGACAATTCCAATGGATCTCTTGAAGTTGAAGAAGATGGTGATTACTACTCCCACCGTGGCCTTAAGATTGTTTCAGGACTCAGTACTGAGATGGACAATGTCAAGAGGGTAGCTGCACTAGATGCTGAAGCTTTGTCTGCCAGTGTGGTGAACCTTAGACATGAGTTGCTGAAATCAAAGGAGTTCCTGAGTGAAATTGCAACGATAGAAGAAAAAAGTGGATTCCGCCGCTCATTGGAATGCTTTGTGGAATATGCAGATAATGAGACAAATTTTTTGATGAAAGAAGAGAAGAGATTGAGATCATTAGTGAAGAAAACAATCCGATATTTCCATGGAAATGACTCTAAAGATGACGATTTTCGGTTGTTTGTGATCGTAAGAGATTTCTTGGTGATGCTAGATAAGGCATGCAAGGAAGTTGGAGCATCACAGAAGAAGGGTACAAATAAATTACGAAACAATGGCAACCCTACATCCCAGCCAACCCTACAGGAGCAACAGTTCCCTGCTGTTATAGATGACCATTCTGATAATTCAGACTCTAACGACTGA